One part of the Numenius arquata chromosome 24, bNumArq3.hap1.1, whole genome shotgun sequence genome encodes these proteins:
- the LOC141475132 gene encoding embryonic pepsinogen, with amino-acid sequence MRFLLLLCAASALAQGVTKLPLERGKKLREVLREKGLLQRFFQHHRYDIGTKFPHAFPNGTDVATEPLLNTLDMEYYGTISIGTPPQDFTVVFDTGSSNLWVPSVSCTSLACQNHQTFNPSQSSTYKSTGQNMSIHYGTGDMEGIVGSDTVTVASLVDTNQLFGLSTTEPGQFFVHVKFDGILGLGYPNLAVDGITPVFDNMVNESLLEENLFSVYLSREMTGSVVIFGGIDESYFTGSINWVSVSYQGYWQISMDSIIVNNQEVACSGGCQAIVDTGTSLVAGPPSGISNIQSAVGARQDMYGEYNLNCSSISAMPDVIFVINGVQYPVSALAYTEQNDQGPCISSFQNTSGDLWILGDVFIRVYYSIFDRANNRVGLAKAI; translated from the exons ATGCggttcctccttcttctctgcgCTGCCTCTGCCCTCGCCCAGGGTGTCACCAA GCTGCCCTTGGAAAGGGGGAAGAAGCTGAGAGAAGTCCTCAGGGAGAAGGGTTTGCTGCAGCGCTTCTTCCAGCATCACCGCTACGACATCGGCACCAAATTCCCTCATGCTTTTCCCAACGGGACTGACGTGGCCACCGAGCCCCTGCTGAACACCCTCGAC ATGGAGTACTATGGGACCATCTCCATTGGCACCCCACCGCAGGACTTCACTGTGGTCTTCGACACCGGCTCCTCCAACCTCTGGGTTCCCTCTGTCTCCTGCACCAGCCTGGCTTGTC AAAACCATCAGACGTTTAACCCATCGCAGTCCTCCACCTACAAAAGCACAGGGCAGAACATGTCTATTCATTATGGCACCGGTGACATGGAGGGAATCGTGGGCTCCGACACCGTCACC GTTGCATCTCTCGTGGACACCAACCAGCTCTTCGGCTTGAGCACCACCGAGCCCGGCCAATTCTTTGTCCATGTCAAATTTGATGGGATCCTGGGCTTGGGCTACCCAAATCTGGCTGTTGATGGGATCACACCAGTGTTTGATAACATGGTGAACGAGAGCTTGCTGGAGGAGAACCTCTTTTCGGTCTATCTGTCCCG CGAGATGACGGGGAGCGTGGTCATCTTTGGGGGAATCGATGAGTCTTATTTCACTggctccatcaactgggtctccGTCTCTTACCAAGGCTACTGGCAGATCTCCATGGACAG CATCATCGTGAACAACCAGGAGGTTGCCTGCAGTGGTGGTTGCCAAGCCATCGTCGACACAGGCACTTCCCTTGTGGCTGGGCCACCCTCTGGCATTAGTAACATCCAGAGCGCAGTCGGGGCCAGGCAGGACATGTACGGAGAG tacAACTTGAACTGCAGCTCCATTTCTGCCATGCCTGATGTCATCTTTGTCATCAATGGGGTTCAGTATCCTGTGTCCGCCTTGGCTTACACCGAGCAG AATGACCAAGGACCTTGCATCAGCAGCTTCCAGAACACCTCTGGGGACCTCTGGATCTTGGGAGACGTCTTCATCAGGGTGTACTACAGCATCTTTGACCGGGCCAACAACCGCGTTGGACTGGCCAAGGCTATTTAG
- the KCNA10 gene encoding potassium voltage-gated channel subfamily A member 10, whose product MMDVSSWKEMEVALVSFDNADQIVEDPCYSNDLSPAGQSRKGHSSCANLLSNLRILINSENANNETIFSRFSAEFSEHLVGERVGMDEGDQRVIINIAGLRFETRLKTLNQFPETLLGDPEKRMRYFDSMRNEYFFDRNRPSFDGILYYYQSGGKIRRPANVPIDVFADEITFYELGDEAMDQFREDEGFIKDPETLLPTNDFHRQFWLLFEYPESSSAARGVALVSVLVIVISIIIFCMETLPEFREEREFKSTQELSKNLTDNFLAHSTFTDPFFVIETACIIWFSFELFVRFIVCPSKTEFFRNIMNIIDIVSIIPYFVTLTTELIQQSELNGQQNMSLAILRIIRLVRVFRIFKLSRHSKGLQILGQTLKASMRELGLLIFFLFIGVILFSSAVYFAEVDEPQSHFSSIPDGFWWAVVTMTTVGYGDMCPTTLGGKIVGTLCAIAGVLTIALPVPVIVSNFNYFYHRETENEEKQILPGEVERILTSVVTGNGSMESLNKTNGGYPRDKAKK is encoded by the coding sequence ATGATGGACGTGTCCAGTTGGAAGGAGATGGAGGTGGCACTAGTCAGTTTTGACAATGCTGATCAGATCGTGGAGGATCCCTGTTATTCAAACGACCTCAGCCCCGCCGGCCAGTCGCGGAAAGGCCATTCCAGCTGCGCCAACCTTCTCTCCAACTTGAGAATCCTCATCAACAGCGAAAACGCCAACAATGAGACCATTTTCTCCAGGTTCTCTGCCGAGTTCAGTGAGCACCTGGTGGGGGAGAGGGTGGGCATGGATGAGGGGGATCAACGAGTCATCATCAACATCGCTGGGCTAAGGTTTGAGACGCGGCTCAAGACCCTCAACCAGTTCCCTGAGACCTTGCTTGGGGACCCGGAAAAGAGGATGCGTTACTTTGACTCCATGAGGAATGAATATTTCTTTGATAGGAACAGGCCCAGTTTTGATGGGATCCTGTACTATTACCAGTCTGGTGGGAAAATACGGCGCCCGGCCAACGTCCCCATCGATGTCTTTGCTGATGAAATCACCTTCTACGAGCTGGGTGATGAAGCCATGGACCAGTTCAGGGAGGATGAAGGGTTCATCAAGGACCCTGAGACCCTCTTACCAACCAATGACTTTCACAGGCAATTCTGGCTGCTCTTCGAGTACCCCGAAAGCTCTAGTGCGGCCAGGGGTGTAGCTTTGGTCTCCGTCCTGGTCATTGTCATCTCTATCATCATCTTCTGCATGGAGACCTTGCCAGAGTTCAGGGAGGAAAGGGAATTTAAGTCCACCCAGGAGCTTTCTAAGAATCTGACAGACAACTTTCTGGCCCACAGCACCTTCACAGACCCTTTCTTTGTCATAGAGACTGCCTGCATCATCTGGTTTTCCTTCGAGCTGTTCGTCCGGTTCATCGTGTGCCCCAGCAAGACTGAGTTCTTCAGGAACATCATGAACATTATTGACATTGTGTCCATCATCCCCTACTTTGTGACGCTCACCACTGAGCTGATTCAGCAGAGTGAACTCAACGGGCAGCAGAACATGTCCTTGGCCATCCTGCGGATCATCAGGCTGGTCAGGGTCTTCCGCATCTTCAAGCTCTCCCGGCACTCCAAGGGGCTGCAGATCCTGGGGCAGACCCTCAAGGCCAGCATGCGGGAGCTGGGCTTgctcatcttcttcctcttcatcggcgtcatcctcttctccagcgCCGTCTACTTTGCAGAAGTGGATGAGCCGCAGTCCCATTTCTCCAGCATCCCTGATGGCTTCTGGTGGGCAGTGGTTACGATGACGACCGTTGGCTACGGCGACATGTGTCCCACCACCTTGGGTGGGAAGATCGTGGGGACTCTGTGCGCCATTGCAGGGGTATTGACCATTGCGCTGCCCGTCCCCGTCATCGTCTCGAACTTCAACTATTTCTACCACAGGGAGACAGAGAACGAAGAGAAGCAAATtctgcctggggaggtggagcGAATACTCACCAGCGTGGTGACGGGCAATGGCAGCATGGAGTCGCTCAATAAGACCAATGGGGGTTACCCTCGAGACAAGGCCAAAAAATGA